The following DNA comes from Nocardioides sp. JQ2195.
TTCATCGTCGGCATCGCTTCCGCGTGGGCCCGTGGCCTCCAGATCGAGTGTGGCTGCTTCGGCGGTGGCGGCTTCTCGTCGAGTGCCACCGACGACTATCCGTGGGAGATCGCCCGCGACGTCGGCCTGCTCCTCGTCTCCGCGTTCCTCGTCCGGCGCCCCCGCACCCGACTCGCACTCGACAATGTGATCTTCGTCCACGAAAGGTGACAAGACATGCCCCATGCCAACGATCGACGAGCGACTCCCGGCAAGCGCAACCTCCTGGTGGGCGGAGGGATCGTCCTGCTCCTCGTGGCGATCGTCGTGATCGGCTGGGCCGTCCAGTCGCAGCGGGACACCACGGGTGAGGACGCCCGGAACCCGGGGGAGTCAGCAACCACGAACGCGACCGGAGCATCGTCCGACGCGGCCTCGGCCGGGGTGGCCGACACCTACGGCCTCGGGGTCGGCGACCCCGAGGCGCCGGTCAAGGTCGAGGTGTTCGAGGACTTCCAGTGTCCGTTCTGCATGCAGTTCGAGGTCGCCTCGCGCGACCAGCTGCACGAGGCTGCCGCCAATGGGGACGCCTACGTCGTCTACCGGCCCTTCGCCTTCCTCAACGACTACTCCGAGAGAGCACTGAACGCCTTCGGAGTCGTCCTCGACGCCTCCGGCGGCGAGGTCGCCCTGGCGTTCCACGACCTGCTCTTCGACCGACAGCCCTCCGAGTCCGGGCCGTGGCCGAGCGACGACGAGCTGGTCGACCTGGCCGTAGAGGCCGGAGCGGACGAGGACGACGTGCGGGACGGGATCGAGAACCACGACTTCGCCCAGTGGGTGGTCAACGGCAACGAGGACACGTCCAAGCGTGGTGTCCACCAGACACCGACCATCGTCGTCGACGGGGAGCCCGTCACGGGCAACTCGATCCAGGAGCTGGTCGACAACACCATCTCGGCGATCGACGCAGGCTGATGCAGATCGAGCAGGTCCAGCGCCTGGTGATGTCCGCGCTGCTGGGAACCGTCGGCTTCGTCTTCGCCGGCGGACTCTGCCTGCTCGCCTCGATCGCGGACCGCCCGGGTGGCCGCCCGGGGCTGCTGGCCGTGGCTGCTGCCGTCGGCGTCGTGACCGTCGCAGGGGTGCGCACGATCAACCAACGCAGCATTCTCTCGCCGTGGTTGGTGGTCGGGCTCCTGCCGGCGGCCATCGGGGCATGGTTCCTGCTGCTGAGCTGATCACTCCGGTGGTGCGGCGTCGACCTGCTCGACGCGGCCGAAGGCCCGAAGCTCCTCGAGGAGGTCGTCAAGCTGTGTGGTCGCGGACGACCGGCTGGCCACGGCGCAACGCTGATCGTCGGGCCCGTTCTTTGGCCCGCGTGCCCTCCGCTGGCAGACTGCCGGGGTGACTGATTCGTCCGAGCTCGCCCTGTCTGCCTTCATCGCGCGCCTGCCCAAGGCGGAGCTGCACGTGCACCACGTGGGCTCCGCCTCGCCACGGATCGTCAGTGAGCTGGCCCAGCGCCACCCCGGTGTCGTGCCCAGCGACCCCGACGAGCTGACGTCGTTCTTCGCGTTCCGCGACTTCGCGCACTTCATCGAGGTCTACCTCGCCGTCGTCGACCTGATCCGGACCCCGGAGGACGTCGAGCTGCTGACCTATGAGGTCGCCCGAGAGATGTCGAACGGTCAGAACGTGAAGTACGCCGAGCTGACCTGCACGCCGTACACCTCCGTGATCCGCGGCATCCCGATCGAGGCCTACACCGAGGCCATCGAGGAGGCGCGGCGCAAGGCGGAGCGCGACTTCGGCCTCGTGCTGCGCTGGATCTATGACATCCCGGGGGAGAGCGGCATTCCCGCCGCCGACGCGACTCTCGACTACGTGCTCAACCACCGCACCGACGCACTGGTCGGCTTCGGTCTCGGCGGCCCCGAGATCGGCGTACCCCGCCCGCAGTTCCAGCCCCACTTCGACGCCGCACGCGCCGCGGGCCTGCACAGCGTTCCGCACGCGGGGGAGACCACCGGCCCCGAGACGGTGTGGGACGCCGTGCGACTGCTCGGTGCCGAACGCATCGGCCACGGTACGACGGCTGCGCAGGACCCGGAGCTGTTGGCCCACCTGGCCGAGACCGGGATCGCCCTGGAGGTGTGCCCGTCCTCCAACATCGCCACCCGCGCGGTCGAGTCGCTCGACCAGCACCCGATCGGGCTCTTCCGCGACGCCGGAGTCACCGTCACGATCAACTCCGACGACCCGCCGATGTTCGGCACCTCGCTCAATCGTGAGTACGAGATCGCCGCGGACCTGCTCGGGCTCGACGCACGAGGTGTCGCCGACCTGGCCCGGGCCGCGGTGGATGCGTCCTTCGCGCCGGAGCTCGTCAAGTCCGAGGTGCGCGACGAGATCGCCAGGGTGGGAGCCAGCGCCACGCCATGATGCGGCCACCTGGGGTCCGCGCGCGAGAGATCCACCTCGTCGGCTGCCGAAGCGACGTCGCCGAAGCGGGAGCGTCGCACGCGCTCGAGCGCACCCGAGCCGCGTACGCGGCCGTTGG
Coding sequences within:
- a CDS encoding thioredoxin domain-containing protein; amino-acid sequence: MPHANDRRATPGKRNLLVGGGIVLLLVAIVVIGWAVQSQRDTTGEDARNPGESATTNATGASSDAASAGVADTYGLGVGDPEAPVKVEVFEDFQCPFCMQFEVASRDQLHEAAANGDAYVVYRPFAFLNDYSERALNAFGVVLDASGGEVALAFHDLLFDRQPSESGPWPSDDELVDLAVEAGADEDDVRDGIENHDFAQWVVNGNEDTSKRGVHQTPTIVVDGEPVTGNSIQELVDNTISAIDAG
- a CDS encoding transcriptional regulator translates to MQIEQVQRLVMSALLGTVGFVFAGGLCLLASIADRPGGRPGLLAVAAAVGVVTVAGVRTINQRSILSPWLVVGLLPAAIGAWFLLLS
- a CDS encoding adenosine deaminase, coding for MTDSSELALSAFIARLPKAELHVHHVGSASPRIVSELAQRHPGVVPSDPDELTSFFAFRDFAHFIEVYLAVVDLIRTPEDVELLTYEVAREMSNGQNVKYAELTCTPYTSVIRGIPIEAYTEAIEEARRKAERDFGLVLRWIYDIPGESGIPAADATLDYVLNHRTDALVGFGLGGPEIGVPRPQFQPHFDAARAAGLHSVPHAGETTGPETVWDAVRLLGAERIGHGTTAAQDPELLAHLAETGIALEVCPSSNIATRAVESLDQHPIGLFRDAGVTVTINSDDPPMFGTSLNREYEIAADLLGLDARGVADLARAAVDASFAPELVKSEVRDEIARVGASATP